In one window of Hyla sarda isolate aHylSar1 chromosome 1, aHylSar1.hap1, whole genome shotgun sequence DNA:
- the ALDH1B1 gene encoding aldehyde dehydrogenase X, mitochondrial: MFRFQDRCRSSVLRYFASYYSVTRVEKPLEKVHYTKLFINNEWHNAVSGKTFPTVDPSTGRTIAQVAEADKVDVDLAVDAAKQAFKLGSPWRCMDASHRGQLLNRLADLIERDRVYLASLETLDNGKPVSMSYNMDVGETIKIYRYFAGFADKLHGKTIPIDGNYFCYTRHEPVGVCGQIIPWNFPLVMQSWKLAPALATGNTVVMKVAEQTPLSGLYIASLIKEAGFPPGVVNILTGYGPTAGAAIARHMDIDKVAFTGSTKVGHLIQKAAGESNLKRVTLELGGKSPCIVLEDADLDQAVKQCNEALFFNMGQCCAAGSRTYVQESIYNEFIERSIEKAKAIKVGDPFEFDTEHGPQIDKKQFDKIFDYIKSGKKEGAKLMCGGERYGDEGFFIKPTVFADVQDNMRMAREEIFGPVQQIFKFGKTEEVINRANDSKYGLAAGIFTKDIDKAMHLTQALQAGTVWVNTYNTLGCQTPFGGYKESGNGRELGEDGLRAYTEVKCVTIKIPQKNS, from the coding sequence ATGTTCCGTTTTCAGGATCGCTGCCGTTCTTCAGTTTTACGTTATTTTGCATCTTATTATTCTGTAACCAGAGTAGAGAAGCCTTTGGAGAAAGTGCATTACACAAAACTGTTCATAAACAATGAATGGCACAATGCAGTCAGTGGAAAGACATTTCCAACTGTGGACCCATCTACTGGAAGAACCATCGCTCAGGTTGCAGAAGCAGACAAGGTTGATGTGGATCTTGCAGTTGATGCTGCAAAGCAGGCTTTTAAGCTGGGGTCTCCCTGGCGCTGTATGGATGCGTCACACAGAGGTCAGCTTTTGAACCGTCTTGCAGACCTTATAGAAAGAGATAGAGTGTACCTGGCCTCTTTGGAAACCCTGGATAATGGTAAACCTGTTTCAATGTCTTATAATATGGATGTTGGTGAAACAATCAAGATTTATAGGTATTTTGCAGGGTTTGCAGACAAATTGCATGGAAAGACTATCCCTATAGATGGAAATTACTTTTGTTATACACGACATGAACCAGTAGGTGTTTGTGGACAAATAATTCCGTGGAATTTTCCATTGGTAATGCAGAGCTGGAAACTTGCACCAGCACTAGCCACTGGGAACACAGTTGTCATGAAAGTCGCTGAGCAAACACCACTCTCTGGTTTATACATAGCATCCTTGATAAAAGAAGCTGGATTTCCTCCTGGTGTAGTGAACATTTTAACTGGCTATGGGCCTACAGCAGGGGCAGCAATAGCAAGACACATGGACATTGATAAAGTCGCCTTCACAGGCTCCACCAAAGTTGGCCACCTAATTCAAAAAGCGGCTGGTGAATCAAATCTCAAAAGAGTAACTCTGGAACTTGGTGGGAAGAGCCCATGTATTGTCCTAGAAGATGCAGACCTGGATCAAGCAGTAAAGCAATGTAATGAAGCTCTGTTCTTTAATATGGGTCAGTGCTGCGCGGCAGGCTCCAGGACCTACGTTCAAGAATCTATTTACAATGAATTTATAGAACGCTCCATTGAGAAAGCCAAAGCAATAAAAGTTGGAGACCCCTTTGAATTTGACACAGAACATGGTCCACAAATAGATAAAAAACAATTTGACAAAATATTTGACTATattaaaagtggtaaaaaggaAGGTGCTAAACTCATGTGTGGTGGAGAGCGCTATGGTGATGAAGGCTTTTTTATCAAGCCAACTGTATTTGCAGATGTCCAGGATAACATGAGAATGGCAAGGGAAGAAATATTTGGCCCTGTACAACAGATATTTAAATTTGGAAAGACAGAAGAAGTCATTAATAGAGCGAATGACTCAAAATACGGATTGGCAGCAGGTATATTTACTAAAGACATAGACAAGGCAATGCACCTTACTCAAGCATTACAAGCTGGCACAGTGTGGGTCAATACGTATAATACTCTGGGATGTCAGACACCATTTGGCGGCTATAAAGAATCAGGAAATGGAAGAGAGCTTGGAGAAGATGGACTAAGAGCTTATACAGAAGTGAAATGTGTGACAATAAAAATCCCACAAAAGAATTCTTAG